Genomic segment of Streptomyces longhuiensis:
CAGCTCCGGGTCGTCCGGGGTCTCCTCCGCGGCCAGCGCGATCGCGTTGGTCAGCTGAAGCAGATCGCCGATCGACACGTCCGCGCGCACGGCACCCGCCCGCTGCGCCCTGGACAGCAGGGCCTGGCCCGCCTCGCGCATCGGCATATTGCACCGCGACAGGGCCGAACTGGCGTCGTGCGACGCCGACATGAGGGCCCGTGAGAGCCCGCGGTACTCACCCGCATGAGTGATGATGTCGCGCAGCCATGCCACCAGCGCCGAGCATGGCTGCGGGTCCGCGAGCAGCGCCCGCGAGCGCGCCAGCAGATCGTTCACCGCGTCCTCGAAGACCGCGCTCATCAGCGCGTGCCGGTTCGGGAAGTGCCGGTAGAGCGTCCCGATACCGACGCCCGCGCGCCGCGCCACGTCCTCCAGGGACGCGCCCGTGCCGTGCTCCGCGAACGCCGTACGCGCCTCCGCGAGCAGCCGCTCGTAGTTCCGGCGTGCGTCGGCCCGCATGGGGCGTACGGAAGGGGCCGGGCGGGGCCGGTCCGTCTGGTCCGTGCCGGTCGTCATCGGTCCTCCCTGGTCGTGCGCGCGTTCTCCAGGATGCCTGATCGCGCGACAGCGGGACCACGGACCGAGACAACGCGAACGCCCGGTGGACCGTGTCGTGGTCCGCCGGGCGTTCGCGTCAGGCGTTCGGGGTGCGGATCAGGGTCAGTCCTTGATCTCGCAGATGGTGGCGCCGGAGGTGATGGAGGCGCCGATCTCGGCGTTGAGGCCCTTGATGATGCCGGTGCGGTGGGCGTTGAGGGGCTGTTCCATCTTCATGGCTTCGAGGACGACGACGAGGTCGCCTTCCTTGACTTCCTGGCCTTCCTCGACGGCGATCTTGACGATGGTGCCCTGCATGGGGGAGGCGAGGGTGTCGCCGGAGGCGGCCGGTCCGGACTTCTTCGCGGCGCGTCGTTTGGGCTTGGCGCCGGCGGCGAGGCCGGTGCGGGCCAGGGACATGCCGAGGGAGACGGGCAGGGACACCTCGAGGCGTTTGCCGCCGACCTCGACGACGACGGTCTCGCGGCCGGCTTCCTCGTCGGTGTCGGTGTCGGGGGTGGCCGCGAACGGTTTGATCTCGTTGACGAACTCGGTCTCGATCCAGCGGGTGTGGATGGTGAACGGGTCGCTGGTGAAGGCCGGGTCGGTGACGACGGCGCGGTGGAAGGGGATGGCGGTGGCCATGCCTTCGACCTCGAACTCGGCCAGGGCGCGGGCGGCGCGCTGCAGGGCCTGTTCGCGGGTGGCGCCGGTGACGATCAGTTTGGCGAGCAGGGAGTCCCAGGCGGGGCCGATGACGCTGCCGGTCTCGACGCCGGCGTCCAGGCGCACGCCGGGGCCGGTGGGCGGGGCGAAGCGGGTGACGGTGCCGGGGGCGGGCAGGAAGCCGCGGCCGGGGTCCTCGCCGTTGATGCGGAACTCGAAGGAGTGGCCGCGCAGGGCGGGGTCGTCGTAGCCGAGTTCCTCGCCGTCGGCGATGCGGAACATCTCGCGCACGAGGTCGATGCCGGCGACTTCTTCGGTGACGGGGTGTTCGACCTGGAGGCGGGTGTTGACCTCGAGGAAGGAGATGGTGCCGTCGAGGCCGACGAGGAACTCGACGGTGCCGGCGCCGACGTAGCCGGCTTCCTTGAGGATGGCTTTGGAGGCGGTGTAGAGCTGCTCGTTCTGCGCCGGGGTCAGGAAGGGGGCGGGTGCCTCTTCCACGAGTTTTTGGTGGCGGCGCTGCAGGGAGCAGTCGCGGGTGGAGACGACGACCACGTTGCCGTGGGTGTCGGCCAGGCACTGGGTCTCCACGTGGCGGGGCTTGTCGAGGTAGCGCTCGACGAAGCATTCGCCGCGGCCGAACGCTGCGACGGCTTCGCGTACGGCGGAGTCGTAGAGCTCGGGGACCTCTTCGAGGGTGCGGGCGACCTTGAGGCCGCGGCCGCCGCCGCCGAAGGCGGCCTTGATGGCGATGGGCAGGCCGTGTTCGCGGGCGAACGCGACGACCTCGTCGGAGCCCGATACGGGGTCCGGGGTGCCGGCGACCAGCGGGGCGCCGGCGCGCTGGGCGATGTGGCGGGCGGCGACCTTGTCGCCCAGGTCGCGGATGGCCTGCGGGGGCGGGCCGATCCAGATCAGTCCGGCGTCCAGGACGGCCTGGGCGAACTCCGCGTTCTCCGACAGGAATCCGTAGCCGGGGTGGATGGCGTCCGCGCCCGAGTCCTTGGCGGCCTGCAGCACCTTCGCCATGTCGAGATAGCTGGTGGCCGGGGTGTCACCGCCCAACGCGAACGCCTCGTCCGCCGCCCGGACATGCGAAGCGTCCCGGTCCGGTTCCGCGTAAACGGCAACGCTCGCGATACCGGCATCCCGGCACGCCCGGGCCACGCGGACAGCGATTTCGCCACGGTTGGCGATGAGCACCTTGCGCACGATGGCTCCCTCCTTGAAACAAGCCGAGTTTAGGGACTGCCGACACGGGCTTACGACCCGTCCCCATGAGTGAGCTTGCCCACACGGAGCGCTATTCGAGGCGCGCTCAAGTGGTGAATCCCCTTGTTGCGCCCGGGTACGCAGCCTTCCCTCTTCGAACCCTAGCCCGCCGACGTGGGCTAGGTCTCTGTGCGACGGTGCTGCGGCACTCCGGGATTCTTTGTGGAGTCCCTACGAATGGCCCAATGATTCTTTGCCTTGGGCAGACCCCTTGTCCCGAGGTTTACCCGTTAGTAGCGTTCGCGTTGTCTCGAACGTACTAGGGGTAACAGCAGTCGAAAGTGGGTGGGGTTCCGGTGGCACGCAGACCGGTGGCGTGGGTGGCCGCGATCGTGCTCTTCGCGGAGGCGATCGGTATCGCCCTGCTCAACTGGTTCCTGGGGCTGGTCGTCGACCACCAGGAAATGTCCCTGGCCGGGCTCGACCCCCGCGCCATGTCCGTCTCCGCCTGGATAGCCGGCGCGCTCTTCGGGCTCTATCTCGTACTGTGCGCGATCGTCCTCGTACGCGTGGCCGTGCGCGACCGCGGGCCGGCCGGCTTCGGCCGCATCCTGCTGATCAGCGCGGCCGTCGTGCACGGGCTGCTCGGGGCGTTCAGCATCGGCCTGGTCGGCTGGCTCGCGTTCGTCTTCATGATGGTCGTGCTCGGGCTCATCGTGCTCACGCTGGTCGCCTACGACCGGAAGGAGCAGACGGACGGAGCGGGTGCGGGTGACGCCCCTGCCGGACCGGCCGAGGGCGGCGGGGCGCCGCAGCCCGTCTGATCGGCCCGGGTGGGGCGGCGAGCCGCGTTCAGTCCGCCCACAAGTCCGTGATGTTCACGCCCAGTTGGGCCAGCAGGCGGCGCAGCAACGGCATCGACAGGCCGATCACGTTCCCGTGGTCGCCGTCGATGCCGTCGATGAACGGTGCCGAGCGGCCGTCCAGCGTGAACGCGCCCGCCACGTGGAGCGGTTCGCCCGACGCCACGTACGCGGCGATCTCCGCGTCGCTCGGCTCGCCGAACCGGACCACCGTCGACGCCGTCGCCGACGCGTAGCGGTTCGCCGCCGTGTCGTACACGCAGTGGCCCGTCTGCAGGGTGCCCGCGCGGCCCCGCATCGACTTCCAGCGCGCCGTGGCCTCCTCGGCGTCCGCCGGCTTGCCGAGCGCCTGGCCGTCGATGTCCAGGACCGAGTCGCAGCCGATCACCAGCGCGCCGTGCACCTCCGGCTTCGCCGCGACCACGGACGCCTTCGCCTCCGCCAGCGCCAGGGCCAGTTCGGCCGGGGTGGGGGCGGACACGGCGTCCTCGTCGACCCCGCTGACCAGCACCTCGGGGGCGAGGCCCGCCTGGCGCAACAGGGCCAGCCTGGCCGGGGACTGGGAGGCGAGGACGAGGCGGCGGCGCGGGGTGCTCACGTGGGGATCACTCATGCGGTCAGGGTTCCACATGTGGGCCGCTGGGGGTGCCTCGTCGGGCGACGGGGGGAGGGTGCGGTGTGGTTCAGACGATTCCCAGAACCAGCATGGCTATCACCATCGCCACCGCGAGCACGAAGCCCGCTCGGCGGAGCATCGCCTGGGTTTCGCGCAGCTCCTCGGGGGGCTCGTTCTCGGGGTCTGACCACAGCATGGATCCGATACTGCTGCCCCGGTACGCGGTGCGCCTGAGTACGCGTACTCAGGCGCACCCCCACGTGCGGACTAGGCAGGCCAGTACGTGCGCGCCCAGCTCGTGGGCCCCGGGACCGGGCGGCGCGCCTGCGCCACCCTTGCCGGGTCGGCCCATGCGTCGCGGGTGTGTGCCGCGCCGGGCGGGGTGGTGGCCACCGCCGCGGCGCGGGCCTGGACCACCGCCAGTGCGGCGGCCAGCTCCTCGGGGGTCGGGTTGCCCCGTACGACCTTGATCATCATGACGGCTCCGGTGGGCTCTGCAACGGTTTCTAGAGCGGGATGTTGCCGTGCTTCTTGGGCGGGAGGGTTTCGCGCTTGGTGCGGAGTTGGCGCAGGCCGCGGACGATGTGGGCGCGGGTGTCGGAGGGCATGATGACGGCGTCGATGTAGCCGCGTTCGGCCGCGGTGTAGGGGTTGAGGAGGGTGTCCTCGTATTCCTGGATGAGGCGGGTGCGGGTGGCTTCCCGTTCGGTGTCGGGGGCGGCGGCGATGGTGCGGCGGTGCAGGATGTTGACCGCTCCCTGGGCGCCCATGACGGCGATCTGGGAGGTGGGCCAGGCCAGGTTGAGGTCGGCGCCCAGGTGCTTGGAGCCCATGACGTCGTAGGCGCCGCCGAACGCCTTGCGGGTGATGACCGTGATCAGGGGGACGGTGGCTTCGGCGTAGGCGTAGATGAGCTTGGCGCCGCGGCGGATGATGCCGGTGTGTTCCTGGTCGACGCCCGGCAGGAAGCCGGGGACGTCGACGAAGGTCAGGACGGGGACGTTGAAGGCGTCGCAGGTCCGTACGAAGCGGGCGGCCTTCTCGGAGGCGTCGATGTCGAGGCAGCCGGCGAACTGCATGGGCTGGTTGGCGACGATGCCGACCGGGCGGCCCTCGACGCGGCCGAAGCCGGTGAGGATGTTCGGCGCGAACAGCGGCTGTGTCTCGAAGAACTCGGCGTCGTCCAGGACGTGCTCGATCACGGTGTGCATGTCGTAGGGCTGGTTCGCGCTGTCCGGGACGAGGGTGTCGAGCTCGTCGTCGTCCGCGGTGCGGGCCAGGTCCGCTTCCTCGGGGAACGCCGGGGGCTCGGACAGGTTGTTCGAGGGGAGGTAGGACAGGAGGGTTTTGACGTATTCGATGGCGTCTTTTTCGTCGCCGGCCATGTGGTGCGCGACGCCGGAGTTGGTGTTGTGGGTGCGGGCGCCGCCGAGTTCTTCGAAGCCGACGTCCTCGCCGGTGACGGTCTTGATGACGTCGGGGCCGGTGATGAACATGTGGGAGGTCTGGTCGACCATGATCGTGAAGTCGGTGATGGCGGGGGAGTAGACCGCGCCGCCCGCGCAGGGGCCGACCACGAGGCTGATCTGGGGGATGACGCCGGAGGCGTGGGTGTTGCGGCGGAAGATCTCGCCGTACATGCCGAGCGCCATGACGCCTTCCTGGATGCGGGCGCCGCCGGAGTCGTTGATGCCGATGACGGGGCAGCCCGTTTTGAGGGCGAAGTCCATCACCTTGATGATCTTCTGGCCGTAGACCTCGCCGAGGGCTCCGCCGAAGACGGTGAAGTCCTGGGAGAAGACGGCTACCGGGCGTCCTTCGACGGTGCCGTAGCCGGTGACCACGCCGTCGCCGTAGGGCTTGTTGTCCTGCAGGCCGAAGGCGGTGGAGCGGTGGCGGGCGAATTCGTCGAGTTCCACGAACGAGCTGTCGTCCAGGAGCAGTTCGATGCGCTCACGGGCCGTCAGTTTGCCCTTCGCGTGCTGCTTCTCCACCGCGCGTGCGGAGCCGGCGTGGGTGGCCTCGTCGATCCGGCGCTGCAGGTCCGCGAGCTTTCCCGCGGTCGTGTGGATGTCGATGGCGCTGGACACGTTGGGCTCTTCCGGAACGGACATCGGGATGCGGCTCCCTGGCTGCTCAATGGGGACGTGAGGACGGGACGGGGCGATGTGACGCGGCGGTGCGGGTGCGGCGGAGTGGCGGTGCGGTGTGGCGGTGCGGTGTGGCGGTGCGGTGTGGCGGGTCCGGGGCTGGTGGAGGCCCGGCCCCGTTGCTACTGGCTCGTAGCGTAGTGGCGTGGATACCGTTCGGCAGTGCGGCGTTTACCACACCTAGGGTGGGTTGCATGACGCCCCGAAATGCTTCAGACGATCCTTCCGACGCGAACGACGGTCAGCAGTGGTCGGACCTGGACCGGCCGCCGTTGAACGCCGCCGCCCTGCGGCGCGCCCTCGTGCGCGGAGGGCTCTGGTCCTCCGTCGACGTTGTTCCCGCCACCGGGTCCACCAACTCCGATCTCGTCGCCCTCGCCTTGAGCGGCAAGGCCGAGGAAGGGGCCGTCCTGGTCGCCGAGTCGCAGAGCGCCGGGCGCGGGCGGCTCGACCGGCAGTGGACCGCTCCTGCGCGGTCCGGGCTCTTCTTCTCGGTCTTCCTCAAGCCCGGCGCCGAAGTGCCCGTGGAGCGGTGGGGGTGGCTGCCCCTGCTCACCGGGGTGGCCGTCGCCACGGGGCTCGCGCGGGCCGCCGGGGTCGACACCGCCCTCAAGTGGCCCAACGACCTGCTGGTGAATGTGGACGGCGAGGAGCGCAAGGCCGGGGGCATCCTCGCCGAGCGCGCCGGGGACGGGGTGGTCGTCGGGATCGGGCTCAACGTCTCGCTGCGCGCCGACGAGCTGCCCGTGCCGTTGGCCGGGTCGCTCGCCCTGGCCGGGGCCGCTTCCACCGACCGGGATCCGCTGCTGCGGGCCGTGCTCCGGTCGCTGGAGGAGCGGTTCGTCGAGTGGCGGGCCGCGGGTGGGGATCCTGCGGTGTCGCGGCTTCAGGAGACCTACGCGGCGGGGTGCGCGACGCTCGGGCGGAGTGTGCGGGCCGAGCTTCCTGGAGGGCTTGAGCTTGTGGGGGAGGCGGTCGCCGTGGACGGGGACGGGCGGCTTGTCATCGCCTCCGAGGACGGTGTGCAGCAGCCTGTGGGGGCGGGGGACATCGTCCACCTGCGGGCGGGGGACTGACAGGGTTCCGGTGCGGGCGGGGGCTGACCGGGTTCCGGTACGGGCCGGGGCGGCGCCGGGGTTCGTCCTCGGGCGCGCCGTCGTTCGTCGCGCCGGGGTGTCGTTTCGGTGCGCCGTCGTTGCGGCCGGTTGTCTTTTGGGTGCGGGGCCGCGGAAGCATGTACGTGCTCGCTGTTCCACGGGTGAACGTTGGGCAGTCGATCGCCCGTACGTGGTGCTGGTGGCTCCGCGCGCACATGCCCCCACGTCCCCTCCCGTCTCGTACGCGGCTGTCCGCTCGGTCGGGCTCCCGGCCCTCGGGGCGCGTCGCGTACGCGGCCGACCGTTCGGTGGGGTCCCGGGTTTTGTGCGTGGCTGGTCGGCGGTGGGACTTTCGTTTTGGTCTGCACTTGGCCGGGGGCTCGGGACTCGTGTGTGCTGGGGGAGTGAGCTGCGGCACACCTGCCGTAAAGTTGAGGCCGGTCGATACATGACCGTGGCAGATCGGAAGGGCAGCAGGCGTGACCGTCGACGACTCGGGCTCCGGCGCGGGCAACCCAACCGACATCGGGTCTGTCGAGGAAGGTGCCGGCGGTGAGGACCCGCTTGCCCTCCGTCTCGAAGGGCTCATTCTTGGCGCGGAGCGGCGGTACACGCCTTTCCAGGCCGCGCGCAGCGCCGGTGTTTCCATGGAGCTCGCCTCCCGGTTCTGGCGGGCCATGGGGTTTGCCGACATCGGGCAGGCCAAGGCGCTGACCGAGGCCGATGTGCTCGCCCTGCGGCGTCTTGCCGGTCTCGTCGAGGCCGGGCTGCTCAGCGAGGCCATGGCCGTGCAGGTCGCCCGGTCCACGGGCCAGACCACCGCCCGGCTCGCCGAGTGGCAGATCGATTCCTTCTTGGAAGGGCTCACCGAGCCTCCCGAGCCCGGGATGACCCGCACCGAAGTCACGTACCCCCTGATGGAGCTGCTCCTGCCCGAGCTGGAGGAGTTTCTGGTCTATGTGTGGCGGCGGCAGCTGGCTGCGGCCACCGGGCGTGTGGTGCAGGCCGCCGACGACGAGGAGATGGTGGACCGGCGGCTTGCCGTCGGGTTCGCCGACCTGGTCGGGTTCACGCGGCTCACCCGGCGTATGGAGGAAGAGGAGCTCGGGGAGCTCGTCGAGGCGTTCGAGACCACCGCTGCCGATCTTGTGGCCGCCAACGGCGGGCGGTTGATCAAGACCCTGGGCGACGAGGTCCTGTACGCCGCCGATGACTCGGGGGTCGCGGCCGAGATCGCTCTGCGGCTCATCGAGACCATGGCCAATGACGAGACCATGCCCGAGGTGCGGGTGGGGATGGCCTTCGGGACCGTCACGACCCGGATGGGCGATGTCTTCGGGACGACCGTGAATCTGGCCAGCCGGCTCACCTCGATAGCTCCTCGGGATGCCGTGCTCGTCGACGGCGCGTTCGCCGAGGAGCTGCAGCGGGCCGGTGAGGCGCCCGCGTCCGAGGCCGAGGCCGCCGCTCTCGCCGAGAAGGAGGGCGAGGACGCGCCCTCGTACCGCTTCGCCCTTCAGCCCATGTGGCAGCGGCCCGTGCGTGGTCTCGGTGTCATCGAGCCCTGGCTTCTGACCCGGCGGCCGCTCTAGGATTCTGCCGTTGTTAACTGTCGTTAACCGGGAGGGTCTGTGAGCGAGCGGTTCGGAGAGTTCGTCGAGGTGCGGCGGCACGGCTTTGTCGCCGAGCTCGTTCTCGATCGGCCCAAGGCCATGAATGCCGTGTCCAGTGCCATGGCCGTGAGTGTCGGGGAGGCTTGTGCCTCTCTCGCGGGCGATGCCGGCGCGAGGGTTGTTGTTCTTTCCTCTTCCGCCTCTCGCGCTTTTTGTGTCGGGGCCGATCTGAAGGAGCGGAACTCCTTTTCCGATGCCGAGCTTCTTCGGCAGCGGCCTGTGACTCGGGGGGCCTACGGGGGCGTGCTCGAGCTTCCTATGCCGGTCATCGCCGCTGTGCACGGGTTCGCCCTCGGTGGCGGGTTCGAGCTCGCTCTCGCCTGCGATCTCATCGTGGCCGACGAGACCGCCGTCGTGGGGCTGCCCGAGGTGTCTGTGGGGGTCATTCCCGGTGGCGGCGGTACGCAGCTGCTGCCCCGGCGTGTGGGGGCGGCGAGGGCCGCTGAGCTGATCTTCTCCGCGCGGCGCGTCGAGGCCCGGGAGGCCCTGGAGATGGGGCTTGTCGACCAGGTGGTGGGGGTGGGTGACGATCGTGAGGCGGCGCTCGAGCTGGCGGGGCGCATCGCCGCCAATTCGCCGGTGGGGCTCCGGGCCGCCAAGCGCGCTCTGAGGGTGGGCTACGGGCTGGATCTGCGCGCCGGGCTCGAGGTCGAGGACGCCGCCTGGCGGTCCGTCGCCTTCTCCGGCGACCGGGCCGAGGGTGTCGCCGCCTTCAATGAGAAGCGCGCGCCCCAGTGGCCCGGTGAATGATTATTCCTGGCCTCGTATGGGTCCTGAATGTATCGAGTTAGGCATTTCTTTCCTAATCTTGGCTTATGGGAGAGGAAGTCCGGTTGCGGGCCGTGGTCGCGATGGCGCAGGGGATGGCCGCGGCGCAGTCTCCGCGTGAGTCCTGGCGGGCCGCCGCCCTCGGCGCCTGTCGCGCCCTGTCCGGCACCTTCGCGGCGCTGTCCGTGTGGGAGCGCGAGCGCGGGCGGCTGCGCGTCCTGGTGAACGTGGGGGAGCGCGCCGAGGGTGAGGTCGAGTTCCCCGAGGACGAGGCCTATCCCGTTCACCAGTTCCCCGAGATCACCGAGTTCCTGCACGAGCAGTGGGTGGGCGGGGGTGCTCCGCGCGCCTGGGTCGAGACCGCCGCCGGGACCGTGGAGGGCGGCGGCTACTGCCATCAGCGCGTCGCCGCCCTGCGCCGGCGCGGGCGCGGTTGCTGTGTCGTCGCGCCGATCGTGCTCCATGGGCGCGCCTGGGGCGAGTTGTACGTCGCCCGGCCCGAGGGCACCGAGGTGTTCGGTGCGCAGGATGCCGCCTTCGCCACCGTGCTCGCCTCTGTCGCCGCCGCGGGCATAGCGCAGACCGAGCGGCTCGAGGAGGCGCGGCGGCTCGCCTTCACCGATGCCCTGACCGGGCTCGCGAACCGGCGTGCCGTCGATATGCGCCTCGACGAGGCCATCGAGCGGCATCGCGGCGGGGGCGATGTCGTCTCTCTTGTCGTCTGTGATCTGAACGGGCTCAAGCGCGTCAACGACTCGTTGGGGCACGCGGTCGGCGACCGGTTGCTGGAGCGGTTCGGGTCCGTTCTCTCGCTGTGCGGCGCGATGTTGCCGGGGGCGCTGGCCGCGCGGCTGGGGGGTGACGAGTTCTGTCTGGTGGCGGTGGGGCCCGAAGCCGATGACGTGGTGCGGGCGGGCGAGGAACTGTGCTTGCGTGCCTCCGAGTTGGAGCTCGGGGACGGGGTCGCCTGCGGGATCGCCTCCACCGGTGACCCGATCGGTGAGGTGCTCAGTGCGCGGCGGCTCTTCCGGCTTGCCGATGCCGCCCAGTACCGGGCCAAGGCGCTGCGGGCCGTGAAACCCGTCGTCGCCGGGAGGGACGGGCCCGACGATCCCGTCGTGCGCCTTGCCGACTCGCCTCCGCCCGCCGTCGGCGACAGTGAGCGGCGCCGGCTCCGGGGGCGGGACGTGGGGGCGTAAGGGGCTCATCCCGAACTCGGTCGTGACATTAGGCTCTTCACCTCGTACGCTCCTGAATATGGATATGCACACTGTGGTGGTGGGGACGTCCGGCGTCAGCGCGGCGGATGTCGTCGCCGTGGCGCGGACGAATGCCCGGATCGAGCTCTCCGAAGAGGCGGTGGCCGCACTTGCCTCGGCCCGCGCGGTCGTGGACGCGCTGGCCGCGAAGCCCGAGCCCGTGTACGGGGTCTCCACCGGGTTCGGCGCGCTCGCCACCCGGCACATCAGCCAGGAGCTGCGGGCTCAGCTGCAGCGGAACATCGTCCGCTCGCATGCGGCGGGAATGGGCCCGCGCGTCGAGCGGGAAGTCGTGCGCGCGCTCATGTTCCTGCGGCTGAAAACCGTCTGCTCCGGGCACACCGGTGTGCGGCCCGAGGTCGCGCAGACCATGGCCGACGTGCTCAACGCCGGGATCACGCCCGTCGTGCACGAGTACGGGTCCCTCGGGTGCTCCGGCGACCTCGCGCCGCTCAGCCACTGCGCCCTGACGCTGATGGGCGAAGGCGACGCCGAGGGGCCCGACGGTGTCGTCGCCCCCGCCGGCGAGCTGCTCGCCGCCCACGGCATCGCGCCCGTCGAGCTGCGCGAGAAGGAGGGTCTCGCCCTTCTGAACGGCACCGACGGCATGCTGGGCATGCTCGTCATGGCGCTCGCCGACCTCGAGAACCTGTACAAGTCCGCCGACATCACCGCCGCCCTGTCGCTCGAGGCGCTGCTCGGCACCGAGAAGGTCCTCGCGCCCGAGCTGCACGCCATCCGGCCGCACCCCGGCCAGGGCGCCAGCGCCGCCAACATGCTGGCCGTGCTGAAGGGTTCGGAGCTCACCGGGCACCACCAGGACGACGCGCCGCGCGTGCAGGACGCGTACTCCGTGCGCTGCGCCCCGCAGGTCGCCGGGGCCGGGCGGGACACCATGGCCCACGCGCGGCTCGTCGCCGAGCGCGAGCTGGCGTCCGCCGTGGACACCCCGTCGTGCTGCCGGACGGGCGTGTGGAGTCGAACGGCAACTTCCATGGCGCGCCCGTGGCCTACGTGCTCGACTTCCTCGCCATCGCCGCCGCCGACCTCGGGTCCATCGCCGAGCGGCGCACCGACCGCCTGCTCGACAAGAACCGGTCCCACGGGCTGCCGCCGTTCCTCGCCGACGACGCGGGCGTCGACTCCGGCCTGATGATCGCCCAGTACACGCAGGCCGCCCTGGTCAGCGAGATGAAGCGGCTCGCCGTGCCCGCCTCCGCGGACTCCATCCCGTCCTCCGCCATGCAGGAGGACCATGTGTCGATGGGCTGGTCCGCCGCCCGCAAGCTGCGTACCGCGATCGACAATCTGACGCGGATCGTCGCCGTCGAGCTGTACGCGGCCTCGCGCGGCATCGAGCTGCGGGAGGGCCTCACGCCCGCTCCCGCCTCGCGCGCCGTGATCAATGCCGTACGGGCCGCGGGAGTTCAGGGTCCCGGCCCCGACCGGTTCCTCGCTCCCGATCTCGCGGCCGCCGACGCCTTCGTGCGCGGCGGGCACCTCGTCGCGGCCGTGGAGCCCGTCACGGGGCCGCTGGCCTAGGGCCTCTCGTTCGGATCAGGCCGGGCTCGCGGCGCCTGATCCGAAAGGCCGTAGGGGTCACGGGGAAGCACGGGCGGGCCGCACCCTCGGGGTGCGGCCCGCCCTTCGTCGTTCAGAAGGCCGACTCGCGGCTCTTCCTGGCCGAGTACGTCAGGAAGCCCGCGCCGATCCCGAGGAACGCCGAGCCGCCGATCACGTACGGCGTCGTGTCGACCGTTCCCGTGTCGGCCAGGCGCAGTTGGTCCTCGGACTGCGCGTGCACCGCTGTCGCGGTCTGCTGCTGATCTGCCTCCGCTGTCTTCTCGGGCGTCGCGGTGGCGGACGGAACGAACCACAGAGCAGCCAGGAGTGTCCCGGCGGCAGTGGCGGTGAGCAGCGATCGTCGTGCGACGGACACGGAATCGATCCCCCTTGTGGAGCTGGCGAATTGGCCGTGTGAGGCGATGTTAGTGAAAGGTGCGGGTCACACGAAAGTCGCGGGTGGGGTGAGGCATACGCTCCGTCGCATGAGCACCCCTGAGACATCACGATTTGTTCGGCTCCGCGTTGAATTGGTCCTGGAGATCGAGGACTCCGCCGCCATCACCGGGGCCGCGTTGCAGCGCATCGCCGAGGACGACGACATGGCGGCCGACGAGCGGACCCACGCCGAGGCCGCCGTCAACGAGGACGAGGCCGAGGCACTCGCCTATCTGGTCGACCCGTTCGACCTGGTCAGCGAGGTGCCCGGGGCGGAGCTCGTGCAAGCCTCCTGGTCCAGCGAACAGGTCGACTACGATCCTGATTCGCCCGACTGGGACCTCGACGTGGATGATGACGACTCCGGCGACGCTCTCGACGCGGACGACTAGCGCGAGATGCGGGGCCGGATCGGACCGCACGGACTCGGGACCCCGGGTGGCAACCGCCGGCCGGGGTTTCCTCGTCCCACAGGGGGTAACAGGAGAGTCCCGTTACCACTGGTGCATGCCTGGTCACGGGAGTTCCGACGTGTCATCCCCCACATCGGGGACGGAAAAGGGACGGGACGAACCGGTCATGGCGTTACATGGGCCATTGGGGATTTCCGCTTTGCGAGGATCGGGGCCTGTCAGGGGCCTTCCGGGGCTGTTGGGGGAATTGGCGACGATGGAGGATGCGTGTGATG
This window contains:
- a CDS encoding acyl-CoA carboxylase epsilon subunit, which codes for MMIKVVRGNPTPEELAAALAVVQARAAAVATTPPGAAHTRDAWADPARVAQARRPVPGPTSWARTYWPA
- a CDS encoding Maf family protein; this translates as MSDPHVSTPRRRLVLASQSPARLALLRQAGLAPEVLVSGVDEDAVSAPTPAELALALAEAKASVVAAKPEVHGALVIGCDSVLDIDGQALGKPADAEEATARWKSMRGRAGTLQTGHCVYDTAANRYASATASTVVRFGEPSDAEIAAYVASGEPLHVAGAFTLDGRSAPFIDGIDGDHGNVIGLSMPLLRRLLAQLGVNITDLWAD
- the mmpB gene encoding morphogenic membrane protein MmpB codes for the protein MLWSDPENEPPEELRETQAMLRRAGFVLAVAMVIAMLVLGIV
- a CDS encoding biotin--[acetyl-CoA-carboxylase] ligase → MTPRNASDDPSDANDGQQWSDLDRPPLNAAALRRALVRGGLWSSVDVVPATGSTNSDLVALALSGKAEEGAVLVAESQSAGRGRLDRQWTAPARSGLFFSVFLKPGAEVPVERWGWLPLLTGVAVATGLARAAGVDTALKWPNDLLVNVDGEERKAGGILAERAGDGVVVGIGLNVSLRADELPVPLAGSLALAGAASTDRDPLLRAVLRSLEERFVEWRAAGGDPAVSRLQETYAAGCATLGRSVRAELPGGLELVGEAVAVDGDGRLVIASEDGVQQPVGAGDIVHLRAGD
- a CDS encoding TetR/AcrR family transcriptional regulator, translating into MTTGTDQTDRPRPAPSVRPMRADARRNYERLLAEARTAFAEHGTGASLEDVARRAGVGIGTLYRHFPNRHALMSAVFEDAVNDLLARSRALLADPQPCSALVAWLRDIITHAGEYRGLSRALMSASHDASSALSRCNMPMREAGQALLSRAQRAGAVRADVSIGDLLQLTNAIALAAEETPDDPELADRLLRLTLRGITAG
- a CDS encoding acyl-CoA carboxylase subunit beta; translation: MSVPEEPNVSSAIDIHTTAGKLADLQRRIDEATHAGSARAVEKQHAKGKLTARERIELLLDDSSFVELDEFARHRSTAFGLQDNKPYGDGVVTGYGTVEGRPVAVFSQDFTVFGGALGEVYGQKIIKVMDFALKTGCPVIGINDSGGARIQEGVMALGMYGEIFRRNTHASGVIPQISLVVGPCAGGAVYSPAITDFTIMVDQTSHMFITGPDVIKTVTGEDVGFEELGGARTHNTNSGVAHHMAGDEKDAIEYVKTLLSYLPSNNLSEPPAFPEEADLARTADDDELDTLVPDSANQPYDMHTVIEHVLDDAEFFETQPLFAPNILTGFGRVEGRPVGIVANQPMQFAGCLDIDASEKAARFVRTCDAFNVPVLTFVDVPGFLPGVDQEHTGIIRRGAKLIYAYAEATVPLITVITRKAFGGAYDVMGSKHLGADLNLAWPTSQIAVMGAQGAVNILHRRTIAAAPDTEREATRTRLIQEYEDTLLNPYTAAERGYIDAVIMPSDTRAHIVRGLRQLRTKRETLPPKKHGNIPL
- a CDS encoding acetyl/propionyl/methylcrotonyl-CoA carboxylase subunit alpha, with the protein product MRKVLIANRGEIAVRVARACRDAGIASVAVYAEPDRDASHVRAADEAFALGGDTPATSYLDMAKVLQAAKDSGADAIHPGYGFLSENAEFAQAVLDAGLIWIGPPPQAIRDLGDKVAARHIAQRAGAPLVAGTPDPVSGSDEVVAFAREHGLPIAIKAAFGGGGRGLKVARTLEEVPELYDSAVREAVAAFGRGECFVERYLDKPRHVETQCLADTHGNVVVVSTRDCSLQRRHQKLVEEAPAPFLTPAQNEQLYTASKAILKEAGYVGAGTVEFLVGLDGTISFLEVNTRLQVEHPVTEEVAGIDLVREMFRIADGEELGYDDPALRGHSFEFRINGEDPGRGFLPAPGTVTRFAPPTGPGVRLDAGVETGSVIGPAWDSLLAKLIVTGATREQALQRAARALAEFEVEGMATAIPFHRAVVTDPAFTSDPFTIHTRWIETEFVNEIKPFAATPDTDTDEEAGRETVVVEVGGKRLEVSLPVSLGMSLARTGLAAGAKPKRRAAKKSGPAASGDTLASPMQGTIVKIAVEEGQEVKEGDLVVVLEAMKMEQPLNAHRTGIIKGLNAEIGASITSGATICEIKD